The Drosophila innubila isolate TH190305 chromosome 2R unlocalized genomic scaffold, UK_Dinn_1.0 1_C_2R, whole genome shotgun sequence DNA window ATCATCGAAATCTTAATTGCGCATTATTAGCCGAGACACTATCGGGACCGTAAACATCGTTCACAATTTCAGTCGTCTTGCTTGCATTTTCGcctttatcaaaaaaaattgtaaaatgttccgattttttctttgttggtctgcatgtttaacaaaatgtaTCTCTTGATAGAATAACCTATCCAAAAACGAACTAAAGTTTGCTTTAAAGGGGAATACTTTTCTGGGTGAGAAAGTTTTTAAACGGACGGACACATCTATCCAGGTAAAGGCTACATTGCCAACACTGATTTTATGCTACCTATGCACTGCTTTCGGGACGTTTTCAcattgttgcatttatttctattcaaaattttttgatttgtgaTTCTCTCTAAGAATGAGTTTTTAGCACAACAAGTTATTTCATTAAACCAAtcaattgttttataaataaaaataaataaacctgTAGTTGcacaagtttaaaaatttgcatattccCGTAATAGAAGTAGAAACAAAAACTTGTTCCCAATCAAATGTCGAGAAGTGTTTGAAAAGTCagttcatacatatgtagtttTGTATGTGTTTATGATTAttctacatatatgtaaaaacTATACTATAAGGTGATTATTGCATGACGGATCTCAGAGAACCGTAATCTACATATTTTAGTCGAAAGCTGACGGTTGAGTGAATTTGACGTGTTATCCGCACATTTTGTGTATAGAACAAGTGATAATAATTGAGTTTCGGCTTTtcaatgttatttattattttaatattactgGCTCTACTAGCCATTTATGCTTTAAGCCTTAGAAAAGACTATGAGCTATTGTCAATATGTCGACGTTTTAAAACCGTTGATGGTGGACCTTTGGAAAAGACGGTTGCCAAGGGAAAAGGAACGACTATTTTTGGCAATACTTTTGATACCATTGGGATGACCTCTGGTGAGAAGATGTAGTGCAAAATCTTTCGATTACAAAATAACTGTTTTGACCATTTCTATAGaacaattgttttattattctcGTGATTATGCTGCGGAACTGAAGCGAAGCTACATTCAATATGTTTTTGGATTTCCAATATACAACATTGTTGATGCCGACGATGCTGAGTTAGTGCTCAATGACAATAACTTGATTACCAAAGGTGATATGTATCGATTTCTACAACCATTTCTGAAATCGGGCTTGTTGACGAGCACAGGTATTCCACTAAGTTACATAACTACTACCATTTGTATTTCAACTATAAAAcatctgtttgttgttgttgcgatttAATAGtgaacaattatttattttatgactcATACATAACTATATCCTTTGCAGGTCAACACTGGCATGCCAGACGAAAACTACTGACACCggcttttcattttaaaatactgGAACAGTTCTTAGAGGTGTTTAAGTAAGTGATTAGAGCTATGGAATGTGCTATCatatttatctattattatatcTTTTGAACAGACAGGAAAGTGTAAAAGTGATAGACCTTCTACAAAAAATCTCGAATAATACTGTCGGACCTTGTGAGATTAATTTAAACGACGTAATACCGCGATTTACCCTCAACAGCATATGCGGTACTAAATACAGCTAgtactatttttattactatttatacATCCAAAACCACTACTACCACATATACTTTCATTACTATCAATACCTGATCagcttatttaaatactaCTTTTATAACAACTCCTACTACCACCTCTACTTCCACTTCTACTTTTATTTCCAAAAAAGAacaattagaaataaaattatttggagTTGAATTagtcactgcggacggcagaccgcgctagtgacgaaaccAGCACAAAtagtgcgaaaggcgactagcaatatatacagctaacaattaaaatttgctacgagTCCAATCAGATCgattatataccgatcgactggtttagtcctaacttacaaaatggcatactaagactttttctaactcacaTGGGTCATGAGGTAAGGGGAggtaagtgggaggggcaaaatttaaatgatggcAGCTagtggggctgttggggcctttaggtaaaattttatattttataaaaattctaatcAAAAATACGAGTTGATTGATACCCCGATTAATCcaacaactagttcaaaaggttattaaatttgaaatttttagcggattttttaaaaattaaatgagaagtcagtttgtttgtttttctgtttgcatcaaagcgctaaaatactaaaaattgaCACatgacatatttattaaatttcaataggTTATAGTCAATAACATTCcgcaaatttttatatttcccACATATCTGCTTTCTCaagatattaacaaataagaaatttgtatgttcgtggtagctcaccTTTTTTGCGCAAAGTGCAGAACGCTAATTTTCgtgttaattttgtataaatttatatttaaatttaaaatttttatattaaactttattttgttcgtcacaaaattggatatcagaaattttgggactgGAATATGGTTtcatcactagacttttacctcgtgtagagattttgtttttgtgtgataTTGTAAGTTACAATTACTAATTCTACCTTTAATACTAATACTACCACACCTATTACtactaatattaatttgacatcaaattttacttttactacGAACTCGAATATTactacacatatatttatctttaatcCTTAATTAGAAACTGCCCTTGGCGTGAAACTGGACGATTGCTCCGATGGTGATGAATACAGAAATAACATCACAATAGCGGAGCACAGTTTTATAAAGCGTGTTATAAATCCTCTCATGTCCAGCGATGCCCTTTATAATCATTATGGTGATGGCCTTCAGGATATACCGACCCtcaaaaaattacattcatTCTCAAGCAGAATAATAGAAAAACGAAGACAGAACTTTAATGAGTATAATTTGAAGGAGTCAAACGATGTGGAATCAAGGTATGCATACTCCATCAATAGCGTATagctacataaatatattaactcgtatataaattttgatattctGCAAAGGGAATTGAATACTAAGCAACGTTATGCAATGCTGGACACAATGTTGATGGCGGAAAAGGAAGGCCTTATCGATCATGCTGGCATTTGCGAAGAAGTGGACACTTttatgtttgagggctttgATACGACATCTATGAATATCATACTCACGCTCGCCTATTTGGCCAATCATCCGCAAAAGCAGCAGCGATGCGTTGAGGAGATTACAGAGCTAATACCCAACACAGGTTAGTACAGATACTTCCAATCCTTTTACCAAttttactactactactacttgCAATACTACTACTACCACCTGTACTTTCATTATTACTAtttctttaaacttttattactattactttacttaagtttttatattacactcacaataattttatctaacactttttctaaaatttaattctctAAACATCTATTGACGTTATGTGTAGAGCTTGAAATATGTTATGTAAATGTACACGTATGGGCAAGATTATTTCGTTTACTAAAATATGATCGAATGAAATTGTTTCAGACAATCTTAAGGAACTGGACAACCGTAGGCTGGCCCAACTGAAATATTTGGAATGCGTGATCAAGGAGACGCAGAGACTTTGCCCATCGGTGCCAGGCATTATGCGGGAGTGTCATGAGGATACGAAACTAGCGAACAATTTGCTTCTGCCAAATGGCACACAGATTATAGTGCATATATTCGATATACATCGCAATCCACGTTACTTTGATCAACCAAATGAATTCATCCCAGAACGATTCCTTCCTGAAAACTCGGATCACAGGCATCCCTTTGCCTTTATTCCCTTTAGCGCTGGTCGAAGAAATTGTATTGGCCAAAAGTTTGCTATGATGGAAGTGAAAACATTGTTGGTCTACATTCTTAGAAACTTTGAAATATTACCCGTCAGTAATCCGAAGGAATACAGATTCTTGGCTGGAATTTTAATTCGAACCAAATCTGAAGTGTTTATTAAGTTTGTGAAGCGCACCTAAAGCaaagttcaaaaatatattcaaatttgtcTGTTTATTCAATTCATTAAGCAATAAGCGATacattcaaaaaaatacttcTAAGTATTTATTGGGGTATTCATAAATGATAAGTAAGCATTTTGCAAGATCTATTTGAAGATatctgaaatta harbors:
- the LOC117785383 gene encoding cytochrome P450 4p1-like, with the protein product MLFIILILLALLAIYALSLRKDYELLSICRRFKTVDGGPLEKTVAKGKGTTIFGNTFDTIGMTSEQLFYYSRDYAAELKRSYIQYVFGFPIYNIVDADDAELVLNDNNLITKGDMYRFLQPFLKSGLLTSTGQHWHARRKLLTPAFHFKILEQFLEVFKQESVKVIDLLQKISNNTVGPCEINLNDVIPRFTLNSICETALGVKLDDCSDGDEYRNNITIAEHSFIKRVINPLMSSDALYNHYGDGLQDIPTLKKLHSFSSRIIEKRRQNFNEYNLKESNDVESRELNTKQRYAMLDTMLMAEKEGLIDHAGICEEVDTFMFEGFDTTSMNIILTLAYLANHPQKQQRCVEEITELIPNTDNLKELDNRRLAQLKYLECVIKETQRLCPSVPGIMRECHEDTKLANNLLLPNGTQIIVHIFDIHRNPRYFDQPNEFIPERFLPENSDHRHPFAFIPFSAGRRNCIGQKFAMMEVKTLLVYILRNFEILPVSNPKEYRFLAGILIRTKSEVFIKFVKRT